From a single Streptomyces rubradiris genomic region:
- a CDS encoding TolB family protein, translating into MSVRNRVLVLVSALTVLAAVGLAAVLHASARAERRDHTQAGGPRVTSGTVSLRGSGRLVFRNLAWGPHRDELTSVPANDPDGPRTAAGLKCLRFYAAAGTGVCLQAVRGPVSDTYRALVLDASLHIRNRYDVPGIPSRARVSPTGHFAAWTAFVGGDSYAGTDFSTRTAVVDTRGGELIPSLEAFRIVKDGRPYRSADVNFWGVTFTDDDRTFYATLATKGRTYLVRGDLRARTVTTLHANVECPSLSPDGTRVAYKKRVAGLPEDAPWRLYVLDLRTMRETALAEPRSVDDQAVWRDARTLVYTLPGDYGADLYEVPADGSGRAREISRAAVSPAYLG; encoded by the coding sequence GTGAGCGTACGCAATCGGGTGCTGGTCCTCGTCTCGGCCCTCACCGTGCTCGCGGCGGTCGGGCTGGCCGCCGTCCTGCACGCCTCCGCGCGGGCCGAGCGCCGTGACCACACGCAGGCGGGCGGGCCGCGCGTCACGTCCGGCACGGTGTCGCTGCGCGGGTCCGGGCGGCTGGTGTTCCGGAACCTGGCGTGGGGGCCGCACCGGGACGAGCTGACGAGCGTCCCGGCCAACGACCCGGACGGGCCGCGCACCGCCGCCGGGCTGAAGTGCCTCAGGTTCTACGCCGCCGCGGGCACCGGAGTGTGTCTACAGGCGGTGCGCGGACCCGTGTCGGACACCTACCGCGCACTGGTCCTGGACGCCTCTCTGCACATCCGGAACCGCTACGACGTGCCGGGCATCCCCTCCCGCGCCCGGGTCTCCCCCACCGGGCACTTCGCCGCCTGGACGGCGTTCGTGGGCGGCGACTCGTACGCGGGGACGGACTTCTCCACGCGGACGGCGGTCGTGGACACCCGCGGCGGGGAGCTGATCCCCTCCCTGGAGGCGTTCCGGATCGTCAAGGACGGGCGTCCCTACCGGTCGGCGGACGTCAACTTCTGGGGCGTGACGTTCACGGACGACGACCGTACGTTCTACGCCACGCTCGCCACGAAGGGCCGCACGTACCTGGTCCGCGGCGACCTGCGCGCGCGTACGGTCACCACCCTGCACGCCAACGTGGAGTGCCCGTCGTTGTCGCCGGACGGCACCCGGGTCGCGTACAAGAAGCGGGTCGCGGGGCTGCCGGAGGACGCGCCCTGGCGGCTGTACGTCCTCGACCTGCGGACGATGCGGGAGACCGCGCTCGCCGAACCGCGCAGCGTGGACGACCAGGCGGTGTGGCGGGACGCGCGCACGCTCGTGTACACGCTCCCCGGGGACTACGGCGCCGACCTGTACGAGGTCCCGGCGGACGGGTCGGGCCGGGCGCGGGAGATCAGCCGGGCCGCGGTGTCGCCCGCGTACCTCGGTTAG
- a CDS encoding MFS transporter codes for MYVADSRASTSAHDAVRPPAGRRRAAVTPTVLALGTVSLVTDVSSEMVTAVLPLYLVSGLGLSPLGFGLLDGVYNGFSALVRLVGGHFADRGGGRHKWIAGLGYGISAVCKPLLLVAHSLTPIGVVLAADRTGKGLRTAPRDALISLSSTPETRGRAFGVHRAMDTAGALLGPLVAFWILRATVDGYDAVFTVSFCVAAAGVLVLVLFVPGGRGAPTAVQRPTLRAAFALLRRRDLRRITGCALLLGLATVSDSFVYLLLQRRLGVPDRWFALLPLGTAAAFLLLAVPLGRLADRVGRWTVFLAGHGALLAGYGLLLGSWRGTALPWLVLALHGCFYAATDGVLMAAASDSVPEGLRSSGLAVVQTGQALTRFACSLLFGAAWTVWGDRAALAGAAVALVGCVAFALTLRPKGVVGA; via the coding sequence GTGTACGTAGCGGACAGTCGTGCCAGTACGTCCGCTCATGACGCCGTCCGGCCCCCGGCCGGGCGGCGCCGTGCGGCGGTCACGCCGACCGTGCTCGCGCTGGGGACGGTGAGCCTGGTCACCGACGTCTCCTCGGAGATGGTGACGGCGGTGCTGCCGTTGTACCTGGTGAGCGGTCTGGGTCTGTCGCCGCTGGGGTTCGGGCTCCTGGACGGCGTCTACAACGGGTTCTCCGCGCTGGTCCGGCTGGTCGGCGGGCACTTCGCCGACCGGGGCGGCGGGCGGCACAAGTGGATCGCCGGGCTGGGCTACGGCATCTCGGCCGTGTGCAAGCCGCTGCTGCTGGTGGCGCACTCGCTGACGCCGATCGGGGTGGTGCTCGCCGCCGACCGGACCGGCAAGGGGCTGCGGACCGCGCCCAGGGACGCGCTGATCTCGCTGTCCAGCACGCCGGAGACGCGCGGCCGGGCCTTCGGCGTGCACCGGGCGATGGACACCGCCGGGGCGCTGCTCGGACCGCTGGTGGCCTTCTGGATCCTGCGGGCCACCGTGGACGGCTACGACGCGGTGTTCACCGTCAGCTTCTGCGTCGCCGCGGCCGGCGTGCTGGTGCTGGTGCTGTTCGTGCCGGGCGGGCGGGGCGCGCCGACGGCGGTACAACGGCCCACGCTGCGGGCCGCGTTCGCCCTGCTGCGCCGCCGCGACCTGCGCCGGATCACCGGGTGCGCGCTGCTGCTGGGCCTGGCCACGGTCAGCGACTCCTTCGTGTACCTGCTGCTCCAGCGCAGGCTCGGGGTCCCGGACCGCTGGTTCGCGCTGCTGCCGCTCGGCACGGCCGCCGCGTTCCTGCTGCTGGCGGTGCCGCTCGGCCGGCTCGCGGACCGGGTGGGCCGCTGGACGGTCTTCCTCGCCGGTCACGGCGCCCTGCTCGCCGGGTACGGGCTGCTGCTCGGCTCCTGGCGCGGCACCGCGCTGCCCTGGCTGGTGCTCGCCCTGCACGGCTGCTTCTACGCGGCCACCGACGGGGTGCTGATGGCCGCCGCCTCCGACAGCGTGCCGGAGGGGCTGCGCTCCTCCGGGCTGGCCGTCGTGCAGACCGGGCAGGCGCTGACCCGGTTCGCCTGCTCGCTGCTGTTCGGCGCGGCCTGGACGGTGTGGGGCGACCGGGCGGCGCTGGCCGGGGCGGCGGTGGCGCTCGTGGGCTGCGTGGCGTTCGCCCTGACGCTGCGTCCGAAGGGAGTGGTGGGCGCGTGA
- a CDS encoding alkaline phosphatase family protein — protein MSGSSVYRRARALVAGTAALAAAAAGLWTGLGQESAHAAGTVPRPDHVVVVVFENHAYSQVIGSSSAPYLNSLKAGGANLTQSYAETHPSQPNYFAMFSGSTQGITDDSCYTPGFSSAPNLASEMIAAGRSWASYNETLPSQGSTTCSSGKYARKHNPWFGFSNVPTSTAKTFAQFPTDYSTLPQLSFVVPNLCSDMHDCSVSTGDTWLKNNLGAYATWAKTHNSLLVVTFDEDNRLSGNRIPTVFYGQPVAAGSSSSTTYNHYDLLRTLEDTQGLTTHAGNAASAEDITGIWAS, from the coding sequence GTGTCCGGCAGTTCCGTGTACCGCCGCGCCCGGGCCCTCGTGGCCGGTACGGCGGCCCTCGCCGCGGCCGCGGCCGGGCTGTGGACCGGGCTCGGCCAGGAGTCCGCGCACGCCGCGGGCACCGTGCCCCGCCCGGACCACGTCGTCGTCGTGGTCTTCGAGAACCACGCGTACAGCCAGGTCATCGGGTCGTCCAGCGCGCCGTACCTCAACTCGCTGAAGGCGGGAGGTGCCAACCTGACCCAGTCGTACGCCGAGACCCATCCGAGCCAGCCCAACTACTTCGCGATGTTCTCCGGCTCCACGCAGGGCATCACCGACGACAGCTGCTACACCCCGGGCTTCTCCTCGGCGCCCAACCTGGCGTCCGAGATGATCGCCGCCGGGCGCAGCTGGGCCAGCTACAACGAGACCCTGCCGAGCCAGGGGTCCACGACGTGCAGCAGCGGCAAGTACGCGCGCAAGCACAACCCCTGGTTCGGGTTCAGCAATGTGCCCACGTCCACCGCCAAGACGTTCGCGCAGTTCCCCACCGACTACTCGACGCTGCCCCAGCTGTCGTTCGTGGTGCCGAACCTGTGCAGCGACATGCACGACTGCTCGGTGTCCACCGGTGACACCTGGCTGAAGAACAACCTGGGCGCCTACGCCACCTGGGCCAAGACCCACAACAGCCTGCTCGTCGTCACCTTCGACGAGGACAACCGGCTGAGCGGGAACCGGATTCCGACCGTGTTCTACGGGCAGCCCGTCGCCGCCGGGTCCTCTTCGAGCACCACCTACAACCACTACGACCTGCTGCGCACCCTGGAGGACACCCAGGGGCTGACCACGCACGCGGGCAACGCGGCCTCCGCCGAGGACATCACCGGGATCTGGGCGTCCTGA
- a CDS encoding DUF72 domain-containing protein, protein MADILIGTCGWTDPNLLRSDWYPPGTGTPEKRLRHYATRFPLVEADSPYYALPSSRTTTHWAERTPPGFRFDVKAFSLLTGHPTRPAALPPDLRAHPRNEALRTEVWTRYAEALTPLLHSGRLGTLLFQYPASLHPGPEAETFIRTARERAEGWPFAVEFRDPAWWHPANAPRTTSFLKDLNATAVATDTPDPRHPVPVTTPHLTIVRFHGRSPHWRTGTKEDRFRHTYTERELEEWLPHIHTSAAAAAETHLLFNNCCGDAAPRAAEMMRDLLSRRGIPHQRTAPEGRPTGP, encoded by the coding sequence ATGGCGGACATCCTCATCGGCACCTGCGGCTGGACCGACCCGAACCTGCTCCGGAGCGACTGGTACCCCCCGGGCACCGGCACTCCCGAGAAACGCCTGCGCCACTACGCCACCCGCTTCCCCCTGGTGGAGGCGGACTCGCCGTACTACGCCCTGCCGTCCTCCCGCACCACCACCCACTGGGCGGAACGCACACCCCCCGGTTTCCGCTTCGACGTCAAGGCGTTCTCCCTCCTCACCGGCCACCCCACCCGCCCCGCGGCCCTCCCCCCGGACCTGCGCGCCCACCCCCGGAACGAGGCCCTGCGTACGGAGGTCTGGACCCGCTACGCCGAAGCCCTGACCCCCCTGCTCCACTCCGGCCGCCTCGGCACCCTCCTCTTCCAGTACCCGGCCTCCCTCCACCCCGGCCCCGAGGCCGAGACCTTCATCCGCACCGCCCGCGAACGCGCCGAAGGCTGGCCCTTCGCCGTGGAGTTCCGCGACCCCGCCTGGTGGCACCCGGCGAACGCCCCCCGCACGACCTCCTTCCTCAAGGACCTGAACGCCACGGCGGTGGCCACGGACACCCCCGACCCCCGGCACCCCGTCCCCGTCACCACCCCCCACCTCACCATCGTCCGCTTCCACGGCCGCAGCCCCCACTGGCGCACCGGCACCAAGGAAGACCGCTTCCGCCACACCTACACCGAGCGTGAACTGGAGGAATGGCTCCCCCACATCCACACCTCAGCGGCAGCCGCCGCCGAAACCCACCTCCTCTTCAACAACTGCTGCGGCGACGCGGCTCCAAGGGCGGCCGAGATGATGCGAGACCTACTGAGCAGGAGGGGAATCCCACACCAGAGGACAGCGCCGGAGGGGAGGCCGACGGGCCCATAG
- a CDS encoding bifunctional [glutamine synthetase] adenylyltransferase/[glutamine synthetase]-adenylyl-L-tyrosine phosphorylase has translation MTPGRRSSTFTRLLRHGFTDPSAAERLLDGPELAPVRNDPVLLEALGATADPDLALHGLVRLLEAQPTPTAHRELLDTLIAAKPLRDRLLGVLGASTALADHLTRHPTDWHALVTYEPHDLHPGVTEFERGLAEATDPVTLRVAYRRCLLSLAARDVCGTTDVAETAGELADLATATLRTALSLATAAAPEDAAACRLAVIAMGKCGGHELNYVSDVDVIFVAEPTEGTPEQQALRSATKLASHLMRICSETTVEGSIWPVDANLRPEGRNGPLVRTLSSHVAYYQRWAKTWEFQALLKARPVAGDPALGQAYLDALHPLVWQAAERENFVPDVQKMRRRVVENIPAAEIDRELKLGPGGLRDVEFAVQLLQLVHGRTDPALRSGTTLDALGALAAGGYVGREDAARLDEAYRFLRSMEHRIQLYRLRRTHLVPEAETDLRRLGRSLGLRTDPVTELTREWKRHTTVVRRLHEKLFYRPLLDAVAQLAPGEARLSAEAARERLIALGYADPAAALRHLEALASGVTRKAAIQRTLLPVLLGWFADSADPDAGLLNFRKVSDALGKTPWYLRLLRDEGAAAENLARVLSAGRLAPDLLMRAPEAVALLGDGDGDGGLAPRQRAALEQEILAAVGRAENAVQGVTAARGVRRRELFRTAAADIVGSYGTETSPAEADQGALVDRVGAAVSDLTKATLAGTLRAVVREGWGDTLPTRFAVIGMGRFGGHELGYGSDADVLFVHEPREGVAEQEAAAAANRVVAEMRRLLQLPSADPPLLIDADLRPEGKSGPLVRTLKSYEAYYRRWSLVWESQALLRAEPVAGDTDLGRRFVELIDPLRYPAKGLTEDAVREIRRLKARMESERLPRGADPKLHTKLGPGGLSDVEWTVQLLQLRHAHHEPGLRTTRTREALAAARAAGLLSAEDAEILDEAWVLASRVRNAVMLVRGRAGDTFPTEPRELAAVGRYLGYGAGHAGDMLDAYRRTTRRARTVVEDLFYGD, from the coding sequence ATGACGCCGGGGCGCAGAAGCAGCACCTTCACCCGTCTGCTCCGACACGGCTTCACCGACCCCTCCGCAGCCGAACGCCTCCTGGACGGCCCCGAACTGGCCCCCGTCCGCAACGATCCCGTCCTCCTCGAAGCCCTCGGCGCCACCGCCGACCCCGACCTCGCCCTGCACGGCCTGGTCCGCCTCCTGGAGGCCCAGCCCACCCCCACCGCCCACCGCGAACTGCTGGACACCCTCATCGCGGCCAAACCCCTCCGCGACCGCCTCCTCGGCGTCCTCGGCGCCTCCACCGCCCTCGCCGACCACCTCACCCGCCATCCCACCGACTGGCACGCCCTGGTCACCTACGAACCGCACGACCTCCACCCGGGCGTCACGGAGTTCGAACGCGGCCTGGCCGAGGCCACCGACCCGGTCACCCTCCGCGTCGCCTACCGCCGCTGCCTGCTCTCCCTCGCCGCCCGCGACGTCTGCGGCACCACGGACGTCGCCGAGACCGCCGGCGAACTCGCCGACCTGGCCACCGCCACCCTCCGTACCGCCCTGTCCCTCGCGACCGCCGCCGCCCCCGAGGACGCCGCCGCCTGCCGCCTCGCGGTGATCGCGATGGGCAAGTGCGGCGGCCACGAACTGAACTACGTCTCCGACGTCGACGTGATCTTCGTGGCGGAACCGACGGAGGGCACCCCGGAGCAACAGGCCCTCCGGTCCGCCACGAAACTCGCCTCCCACCTGATGCGGATCTGCTCCGAGACGACCGTGGAGGGCTCCATCTGGCCGGTGGACGCCAACCTCCGCCCCGAGGGCCGCAACGGCCCCCTCGTGCGCACCCTCAGCAGCCACGTCGCCTACTACCAGCGCTGGGCCAAGACCTGGGAGTTCCAGGCCCTCCTCAAGGCCCGCCCGGTGGCCGGCGACCCGGCGCTCGGCCAGGCGTACCTGGACGCGCTGCACCCCCTCGTCTGGCAGGCGGCCGAGCGGGAGAACTTCGTGCCGGACGTGCAGAAGATGCGCCGCCGCGTGGTGGAGAACATCCCCGCGGCCGAGATCGACCGGGAACTCAAACTCGGCCCGGGCGGCCTGCGCGACGTGGAGTTCGCCGTCCAGCTCCTCCAGCTGGTGCACGGCCGCACCGACCCCGCCCTGCGCAGCGGCACCACCCTGGACGCCCTGGGGGCCCTGGCCGCCGGCGGCTACGTGGGCCGCGAGGACGCGGCCCGGCTGGACGAGGCGTACCGCTTCCTGCGCTCCATGGAGCACCGCATCCAGCTGTACCGGCTGCGCCGCACCCACCTCGTCCCCGAGGCGGAGACCGACCTGCGCCGCCTCGGCCGCTCGCTGGGCCTGCGCACCGACCCGGTGACCGAGCTGACCCGCGAGTGGAAGCGGCACACCACGGTCGTACGCCGCCTGCACGAGAAGCTGTTCTACCGTCCGCTGCTCGACGCTGTCGCCCAACTCGCGCCCGGCGAGGCACGGTTGAGCGCGGAGGCGGCCCGCGAACGCCTCATCGCCCTCGGCTACGCCGACCCGGCCGCCGCCCTGCGCCACCTGGAGGCCCTGGCCTCCGGCGTGACCCGCAAGGCGGCCATCCAGCGCACCCTGCTGCCCGTGCTGCTCGGCTGGTTCGCCGACTCCGCCGACCCGGACGCCGGCCTGCTGAACTTCCGCAAGGTCTCCGACGCGCTCGGCAAGACCCCCTGGTACCTGCGGCTGCTGCGCGACGAGGGCGCCGCGGCGGAGAACCTGGCCCGCGTGCTGTCGGCGGGCCGCCTCGCCCCCGACCTGCTGATGCGCGCACCGGAGGCGGTGGCCCTGCTCGGCGACGGCGACGGCGACGGCGGCCTCGCGCCCCGGCAGCGCGCCGCGCTGGAGCAGGAGATCCTGGCGGCCGTGGGCCGCGCCGAGAACGCCGTGCAGGGCGTCACGGCCGCCCGCGGCGTGCGCCGCCGCGAGCTGTTCCGCACCGCCGCCGCCGACATCGTCGGCTCCTACGGCACCGAGACCAGCCCCGCCGAGGCGGACCAGGGCGCCCTGGTGGACCGGGTCGGCGCGGCCGTCTCCGACCTCACCAAGGCCACCCTGGCCGGCACCCTGCGCGCGGTCGTCCGGGAGGGCTGGGGCGACACCCTGCCCACCCGGTTCGCGGTCATCGGCATGGGCCGCTTCGGCGGGCACGAGCTGGGCTACGGCTCCGACGCCGACGTGTTGTTCGTGCACGAGCCGAGGGAGGGCGTGGCCGAGCAGGAGGCGGCTGCCGCCGCCAACCGGGTCGTCGCCGAGATGCGCCGGCTGCTCCAGCTGCCCAGCGCCGACCCGCCGCTGCTCATCGACGCCGACCTGCGCCCGGAGGGCAAGTCGGGGCCGCTGGTGCGCACCCTGAAGTCGTACGAGGCGTACTACCGCCGCTGGTCCCTGGTCTGGGAGTCGCAGGCGCTGCTGCGGGCCGAGCCGGTGGCCGGCGACACCGACCTGGGCCGGCGCTTCGTCGAGCTGATCGACCCGCTGCGCTACCCGGCCAAGGGCCTCACCGAGGACGCGGTGCGCGAGATCCGCCGGCTGAAGGCGCGGATGGAGTCCGAGCGGCTGCCGCGCGGCGCCGACCCCAAGCTGCACACCAAGCTGGGCCCCGGCGGCCTGTCCGACGTGGAGTGGACGGTCCAGCTGCTCCAGCTCCGCCACGCCCACCACGAGCCGGGCCTGCGCACCACCCGCACCCGCGAGGCGCTGGCCGCCGCCCGCGCGGCCGGGCTGCTGTCCGCCGAGGACGCGGAGATCCTGGACGAGGCGTGGGTGCTGGCGAGCCGGGTGCGCAACGCGGTGATGCTGGTGCGCGGCCGGGCCGGGGACACCTTCCCCACCGAGCCGCGCGAGCTGGCCGCGGTGGGCCGCTACCTCGGCTACGGCGCCGGTCACGCCGGGGACATGCTGGACGCCTACCGCCGCACCACCCGCCGGGCCCGCACGGTGGTGGAGGACCTGTTCTACGGCGACTGA
- a CDS encoding phosphatase PAP2 family protein, which produces MSDSTVTEPDGREEVAAPRAVTGEDGPGRPRRPRPRRPRLWFEILLVAVSYWTYSLVRNAVPEQRDAALRNADWIWRFEHAIGVGVEQTVNHAANSVSWLIIGMNYYYATLHFIITLGVLVWLYRWHPGRYAATRLVLFATTGAALLGYYLFPLAPPRLMRGGHFVDTVMVHHTWGSMASGDLKHMSNQYAAMPSMHIGWSLWCGLTVCALASVPWARVLGLLYPALTLVVIVATANHFWLDAVGGVVCLAFGFAAARLWYGSPPYALPRLVPRPAGRAWGSAPTG; this is translated from the coding sequence ATGAGTGACTCGACCGTGACAGAGCCGGACGGTCGCGAGGAGGTGGCCGCTCCGCGGGCCGTCACGGGCGAGGACGGACCGGGACGGCCGCGCCGGCCGCGCCCGCGCCGGCCCCGGCTGTGGTTCGAGATCCTTCTGGTAGCGGTGAGTTACTGGACGTACTCGCTGGTGCGCAACGCCGTCCCGGAGCAGCGGGACGCGGCGCTGCGCAACGCCGACTGGATCTGGCGGTTCGAGCACGCGATCGGCGTCGGCGTGGAGCAGACGGTCAACCACGCCGCCAACTCGGTGTCTTGGCTCATCATCGGGATGAACTACTACTACGCGACACTGCACTTCATCATCACGCTCGGGGTGCTGGTGTGGCTGTACCGGTGGCATCCCGGCCGGTACGCGGCGACCCGGCTGGTGCTGTTCGCGACCACCGGTGCGGCCCTGCTCGGTTACTACCTGTTCCCGCTCGCACCCCCTCGGTTGATGCGCGGCGGGCACTTCGTGGACACCGTGATGGTGCACCACACCTGGGGTTCGATGGCCTCCGGCGACCTCAAGCACATGTCCAACCAGTACGCGGCGATGCCGTCGATGCACATCGGCTGGTCGCTGTGGTGCGGGCTGACGGTGTGCGCGCTGGCTTCGGTGCCGTGGGCGCGGGTGCTGGGGCTGCTGTACCCGGCGCTCACCCTCGTGGTGATCGTCGCCACGGCCAACCACTTCTGGCTGGACGCGGTGGGCGGGGTCGTCTGCCTCGCCTTCGGCTTCGCGGCGGCCCGCCTCTGGTACGGCAGCCCGCCCTACGCGCTGCCGCGGCTGGTCCCCCGGCCCGCTGGGCGGGCGTGGGGGTCGGCGCCGACCGGGTAG
- a CDS encoding LacI family DNA-binding transcriptional regulator: MTTRLADIAAQAGVSEATVSRVLNGKPGVAATTRQSVLAALDVLGYERPVRLRQRSEGLVGLITPELENPIFPALAQVIGQALTRQGYTPVLATQTPGGSTEDELTEMLVDRGVAGIIYVSGLHADTTADMQRYERLRARGVPFVLVDGFSPRVQAPFISPDDRAAMTLAVTHLVSLGHTRIGLALGPKRFVPVQRKIEGFVRAVRDQLGLAAQTVEGELIQHSLYTLEGGQAAAAALIERGCTAVVCASDMMALGAIRTARQRGLEVPRDVSVVGFDDSPLIAFTDPPLTTVRKPVPAMGQAAVRTLLEEIGGTPAPHSEFVFMPELVVRGSTASAPHGSRAS; encoded by the coding sequence GTGACCACACGGCTTGCCGACATCGCTGCGCAGGCGGGGGTGAGCGAAGCGACCGTCAGCCGGGTCCTCAACGGAAAGCCGGGCGTCGCCGCCACCACCCGCCAGTCCGTGCTCGCCGCCCTGGACGTCCTGGGCTACGAGCGCCCGGTACGGCTGCGGCAGCGCAGCGAGGGTCTGGTCGGGCTGATCACGCCCGAGCTGGAGAACCCGATATTCCCGGCCCTGGCGCAGGTCATCGGCCAGGCGCTGACCCGCCAGGGCTACACCCCGGTGCTCGCCACGCAGACCCCGGGCGGGTCGACCGAGGACGAGCTGACCGAGATGCTGGTGGACCGCGGGGTCGCCGGGATCATCTACGTCTCCGGGCTGCACGCCGACACCACCGCCGACATGCAGCGCTACGAGCGGCTGCGGGCGCGGGGCGTGCCGTTCGTGCTGGTGGACGGGTTCTCGCCGCGGGTGCAGGCGCCGTTCATCTCCCCCGACGACCGCGCGGCGATGACGCTCGCGGTGACGCACCTGGTGTCCCTCGGGCACACCCGGATCGGGCTCGCCCTCGGGCCCAAGCGGTTCGTGCCGGTGCAGCGCAAGATCGAGGGCTTCGTACGGGCCGTGCGGGACCAGCTGGGGCTCGCCGCGCAGACCGTGGAGGGCGAGCTGATCCAGCACTCGCTGTACACGCTGGAAGGCGGACAGGCCGCGGCGGCGGCGCTGATCGAGCGGGGCTGTACGGCGGTGGTCTGCGCCAGCGACATGATGGCGCTGGGCGCGATACGCACGGCCCGGCAGCGGGGCCTGGAGGTACCCCGGGACGTGTCGGTGGTCGGCTTCGACGACTCCCCGCTGATCGCCTTCACCGACCCGCCCCTGACCACGGTGCGCAAGCCGGTCCCGGCGATGGGGCAGGCGGCGGTGCGCACGCTGCTGGAGGAGATCGGCGGGACCCCGGCGCCGCACAGCGAGTTCGTGTTCATGCCGGAGCTGGTGGTGCGCGGCTCGACCGCCTCGGCTCCGCACGGTTCACGCGCGTCGTAG
- a CDS encoding extracellular solute-binding protein — MRRGIAASALAASLALTATACGGGDGDSGKSDGPVTITWWDTSNATNEAPAYRALVEQFEAAHKDIKVKYVNVPFDQAQNKFDTAAGATGAPDVLRSEVGWTPAFAKKGFFLPLDGTEALADQAKFQPSLIKQAQYEGKTYGVPLVTDTLALVYNKALFQKAGLTEAPGTWDELKAAAAKIKDKTGADGYWGSVQAYYAQPFLYGEGTDTVDAAAKKITVTSAAAKKGYGTWQSLFSGKGLHKADTTADAYAHIQDAFVNGKVAAIIQGPWEITNFYKGSAFKDKKNLGIATVPAGSTGKAGAPTGGHNLSVYAGSDKAHQAAALKFVNFMTSAQAQETIALKNSTLPTRSDAYTAQVKADPGIAGYQGVLAAAQPRPALPEYSSLWVPLDTELAKVAGGKESLDKGLGNAELAISELLDGFGK; from the coding sequence ATGCGGCGTGGCATAGCGGCCTCCGCGCTGGCGGCGTCCCTCGCCCTGACGGCGACGGCGTGCGGCGGCGGTGACGGCGACAGCGGGAAGTCGGACGGCCCGGTCACCATCACCTGGTGGGACACCTCCAACGCCACCAACGAGGCCCCGGCCTACCGGGCCCTGGTCGAGCAGTTCGAGGCCGCGCACAAGGACATCAAGGTCAAGTACGTCAACGTGCCCTTCGACCAGGCGCAGAACAAGTTCGACACCGCGGCCGGCGCCACCGGCGCCCCGGACGTGCTGCGCTCCGAGGTCGGCTGGACCCCGGCCTTCGCCAAGAAGGGCTTCTTCCTGCCGCTGGACGGCACCGAGGCCCTCGCCGACCAGGCGAAGTTCCAGCCGAGCCTGATCAAGCAGGCCCAGTACGAGGGCAAGACCTACGGCGTCCCGCTGGTCACCGACACCCTCGCGCTGGTCTACAACAAGGCCCTGTTCCAGAAGGCCGGCCTCACCGAGGCCCCGGGGACCTGGGACGAGCTGAAGGCCGCCGCCGCGAAGATCAAGGACAAGACCGGGGCCGACGGCTACTGGGGCTCCGTCCAGGCCTACTACGCCCAGCCCTTCCTCTACGGCGAGGGCACCGACACCGTCGACGCCGCCGCCAAGAAGATCACCGTGACCTCGGCCGCCGCCAAGAAGGGCTACGGCACCTGGCAGAGCCTGTTCTCCGGCAAGGGCCTGCACAAGGCCGACACCACCGCCGACGCCTACGCCCACATCCAGGACGCGTTCGTCAACGGCAAGGTCGCCGCGATCATCCAGGGCCCCTGGGAGATCACGAACTTCTACAAGGGCAGCGCCTTCAAGGACAAGAAGAACCTGGGCATCGCCACCGTCCCGGCCGGCTCCACCGGCAAGGCGGGCGCCCCGACCGGCGGCCACAACCTGTCGGTGTACGCCGGCTCGGACAAGGCCCACCAGGCGGCGGCCCTGAAGTTCGTGAACTTCATGACCTCCGCCCAGGCGCAGGAGACCATCGCCCTGAAGAACTCCACCCTGCCCACCCGCTCCGACGCCTACACCGCGCAGGTCAAGGCCGACCCGGGCATCGCCGGCTACCAGGGCGTCCTGGCCGCCGCCCAGCCCCGCCCGGCACTGCCCGAGTACAGCTCCCTGTGGGTCCCGCTCGACACCGAGCTGGCCAAGGTCGCCGGCGGCAAGGAGTCGCTGGACAAGGGCCTGGGCAACGCCGAACTGGCCATCTCCGAGCTGCTGGACGGCTTCGGCAAGTGA